The stretch of DNA ATAAGGTAGAAAGGAAAATAGTTTTTAAAATTGTGATTAAGTTATTCTAATGCTTTGTGATTCACCTTATATGATGCATATATGGTGCAAAAGAGTGAGAAAGGCTTTACCTTAGTCGAACTTTTAGTAATCATCGATATTATTGGTATTTTAGCTGCCAATGGTATTACAGCTGTAAGTAGTGCCAGG from Patescibacteria group bacterium encodes:
- a CDS encoding prepilin-type N-terminal cleavage/methylation domain-containing protein; the encoded protein is MVQKSEKGFTLVELLVIIDIIGILAANGITAVSSAR